The following are from one region of the Capsicum annuum cultivar UCD-10X-F1 chromosome 1, UCD10Xv1.1, whole genome shotgun sequence genome:
- the LOC107851648 gene encoding protein KTI12 homolog: protein MALVVICGQPCSGKSTAAACLAEALKQTEPEPSVRTIDETSFHLSRNQSYANMTEEKNLRGVLRSEVDRSLSKDSIVIVDSLNSIKGYRYELWCLARAAGIRYCVVHCDVDEQSCKTWNIERRERGEPSYDDTIFEDLVRRFERPDSKNRWDSPLIELWPAKEGLDKSSAAMVDAVTYLTKKVDSKTRDVKILQPTIATQTARGSEANSLYEMDRATQEITNAIVEAQSRALGGPLNGVSLGPGIPTIDISRSVSLPELRRLRRTFIKLAGQTSLSGPPPPSDADSAKRMFVDYLNRELGSG, encoded by the coding sequence ATGGCATTGGTTGTTATCTGTGGTCAACCATGTAGCGGGAAATCAACAGCTGCTGCTTGTTTAGCTGAAGCACTTAAACAAACGGAACCAGAACCATCAGTTAGAACTATCGATGAAACTTCCTTTCATCTTAGTCGCAACCAAAGCTACGCAAACATGACTGAGGAAAAGAATTTAAGAGGCGTATTGAGGTCTGAAGTCGACAGATCTTTGTCGAAGGACAGTATAGTTATAGTGGATTCTCTTAATAGCATAAAGGGCTACAGATATGAGTTATGGTGTTTGGCTAGAGCAGCAGGGATTAGATACTGTGTTGTCCATTGTGACGTTGACGAGCAATCTTGTAAAACATGGAACATAGAGCGTCGCGAGCGAGGAGAACCGAGTTATGATGATACTATATTCGAAGATCTCGTAAGAAGGTTTGAAAGGCCAGATAGCAAAAACAGATGGGATTCTCCGTTGATCGAGTTATGGCCAGCTAAAGAAGGACTCGATAAATCATCTGCAGCTATGGTTGATGCTGTTACCTATCTAACGAAAAAAGTAGACTCGAAAACGAGGGACGTTAAGATTCTACAGCCAACCATCGCGACGCAAACTGCACGTGGTTCTGAGGCGAATTCTTTATATGAGATGGACAGGGCGACTCAAGAAATTACGAATGCTATTGTGGAAGCTCAGTCCCGCGCTCTTGGTGGTCCTCTCAACGGTGTATCTCTTGGTCCCGGAATACCAACTATAGATATTTCGAGATCTGTTAGCTTGCCGGAGCTGCGTAGACTACGACGAACTTTCATCAAACTTGCTGGACAGACAAGTTTGAGTGGACCACCCCCTCCTTCAGATGCTGATAGTGCAAAAAGGATGTTTGTTGATTACTTAAACAGAGAACTGGGAAGTGGTTGA
- the LOC107851632 gene encoding uncharacterized protein LOC107851632 isoform X1, whose translation MINTLHPFFFSFRLALFLQILVVSDQFTSFHKINQKIDMKGHHAIEVAKTVMEVADVAWSAVEHCHHHSNSHTETTMFDPSKEGEEEELKLLRSENERLRRLLQQNLMLLHNMSQSPSSLQDCPPDEVMGSSLGNSLWQKCKLHDRLVAAVESGSFLKQLESLNRNSVDGNDCQFPFKEPTGFDKDTAELLVNMSLEEPSWWVWVTEDMVPGNFEERSGIDNENYVIISEEYVVDAVANFMARCIVSNPKAQKMSPEELQKTLTKALEGISKVERLFNIWHAAQTFYVLSTWGLALFGLYKSRSVVTLAAKGVHKTGKMVLKAL comes from the exons atgataaatactctacatcctttttttttttctttcagattagctctttttcttcagattttggtTGTGTCCGATCAATTTACG agtttccacaaaatcaatcaaaagaTAGATATGAAGGGGCACCATGCAATTGAGGTTGCAAAGACAGTGATGGAGGTAGCCGATGTGGCATGGTCAGCGGTGGAACACTGTCATCACCATAGCAACAGTCATACTGAAACGACGATGTTTGATCCTTCTAAAGAAggggaagaagaagaattgaaattGCTGAGGTCTGAAAACGAGCGGCTCAGACGGTTACTTCAACAAAATCTTATGCTTCTTCACAACATGTCACAATCTCCTTCTTCACTTCAAGATTGTCCCCCTGAT gaggtcatgggttcaagccttggaaacagcctctggcagaaatgcaag CTTCATGATCGTCTTGTAGCTGCTGTGGAGTCTGGAAGCTTTTTGAAACAGCTGGAATCGCTCAATCGAAATTCTGTTGATGGCAATGACTGTCAATTTCCTTTCAAGGAGCCAACTG GTTTTGACAAAGATACGGCAGAACTTCTGGTAAACATGAGTCTTGAAGAACCAAGTTGGTGGGTTTGGGTGACGGAGGATATGGTCCCTGGCAATTTCGAAGAAAGAAGTGGAATAGATAACGAAAACTATGTGATTATTAGTGAGGAATATGTTGTAGATGCAGTTGCCAACTTTATGGCGAGATGCATCGTATCCAATCCGAAAGCTCAG AAGATGTCTCCTGAAGAACTTCAAAAGA CCTTGACAAAAGCATTAGAAGGCATTAGTAAAGTAGAAAGATTGTTCAACATTTGGCATGCAGCGCAAACATTCTACGTCCTTTCCACTTGGGGACTTGCTTTATTCGG GTTGTACAAGAGCCGATCTGTTGTGACTCTTGCTGCTAAAGGCGTTCACAAGACGGGCAAAATGGTTCTAAAGGCTCTTTGA
- the LOC107851632 gene encoding uncharacterized protein LOC107851632 isoform X2, which yields MINTLHPFFFSFRLALFLQILVVSDQFTSFHKINQKIDMKGHHAIEVAKTVMEVADVAWSAVEHCHHHSNSHTETTMFDPSKEGEEEELKLLRSENERLRRLLQQNLMLLHNMSQSPSSLQDCPPDLHDRLVAAVESGSFLKQLESLNRNSVDGNDCQFPFKEPTGFDKDTAELLVNMSLEEPSWWVWVTEDMVPGNFEERSGIDNENYVIISEEYVVDAVANFMARCIVSNPKAQKMSPEELQKTLTKALEGISKVERLFNIWHAAQTFYVLSTWGLALFGLYKSRSVVTLAAKGVHKTGKMVLKAL from the exons atgataaatactctacatcctttttttttttctttcagattagctctttttcttcagattttggtTGTGTCCGATCAATTTACG agtttccacaaaatcaatcaaaagaTAGATATGAAGGGGCACCATGCAATTGAGGTTGCAAAGACAGTGATGGAGGTAGCCGATGTGGCATGGTCAGCGGTGGAACACTGTCATCACCATAGCAACAGTCATACTGAAACGACGATGTTTGATCCTTCTAAAGAAggggaagaagaagaattgaaattGCTGAGGTCTGAAAACGAGCGGCTCAGACGGTTACTTCAACAAAATCTTATGCTTCTTCACAACATGTCACAATCTCCTTCTTCACTTCAAGATTGTCCCCCTGAT CTTCATGATCGTCTTGTAGCTGCTGTGGAGTCTGGAAGCTTTTTGAAACAGCTGGAATCGCTCAATCGAAATTCTGTTGATGGCAATGACTGTCAATTTCCTTTCAAGGAGCCAACTG GTTTTGACAAAGATACGGCAGAACTTCTGGTAAACATGAGTCTTGAAGAACCAAGTTGGTGGGTTTGGGTGACGGAGGATATGGTCCCTGGCAATTTCGAAGAAAGAAGTGGAATAGATAACGAAAACTATGTGATTATTAGTGAGGAATATGTTGTAGATGCAGTTGCCAACTTTATGGCGAGATGCATCGTATCCAATCCGAAAGCTCAG AAGATGTCTCCTGAAGAACTTCAAAAGA CCTTGACAAAAGCATTAGAAGGCATTAGTAAAGTAGAAAGATTGTTCAACATTTGGCATGCAGCGCAAACATTCTACGTCCTTTCCACTTGGGGACTTGCTTTATTCGG GTTGTACAAGAGCCGATCTGTTGTGACTCTTGCTGCTAAAGGCGTTCACAAGACGGGCAAAATGGTTCTAAAGGCTCTTTGA
- the LOC107851632 gene encoding uncharacterized protein LOC107851632 isoform X4 — protein sequence MLLLFKSFHKINQKIDMKGHHAIEVAKTVMEVADVAWSAVEHCHHHSNSHTETTMFDPSKEGEEEELKLLRSENERLRRLLQQNLMLLHNMSQSPSSLQDCPPDLHDRLVAAVESGSFLKQLESLNRNSVDGNDCQFPFKEPTGFDKDTAELLVNMSLEEPSWWVWVTEDMVPGNFEERSGIDNENYVIISEEYVVDAVANFMARCIVSNPKAQKMSPEELQKTLTKALEGISKVERLFNIWHAAQTFYVLSTWGLALFGLYKSRSVVTLAAKGVHKTGKMVLKAL from the exons ATGTTGTTATTGTTCAAG agtttccacaaaatcaatcaaaagaTAGATATGAAGGGGCACCATGCAATTGAGGTTGCAAAGACAGTGATGGAGGTAGCCGATGTGGCATGGTCAGCGGTGGAACACTGTCATCACCATAGCAACAGTCATACTGAAACGACGATGTTTGATCCTTCTAAAGAAggggaagaagaagaattgaaattGCTGAGGTCTGAAAACGAGCGGCTCAGACGGTTACTTCAACAAAATCTTATGCTTCTTCACAACATGTCACAATCTCCTTCTTCACTTCAAGATTGTCCCCCTGAT CTTCATGATCGTCTTGTAGCTGCTGTGGAGTCTGGAAGCTTTTTGAAACAGCTGGAATCGCTCAATCGAAATTCTGTTGATGGCAATGACTGTCAATTTCCTTTCAAGGAGCCAACTG GTTTTGACAAAGATACGGCAGAACTTCTGGTAAACATGAGTCTTGAAGAACCAAGTTGGTGGGTTTGGGTGACGGAGGATATGGTCCCTGGCAATTTCGAAGAAAGAAGTGGAATAGATAACGAAAACTATGTGATTATTAGTGAGGAATATGTTGTAGATGCAGTTGCCAACTTTATGGCGAGATGCATCGTATCCAATCCGAAAGCTCAG AAGATGTCTCCTGAAGAACTTCAAAAGA CCTTGACAAAAGCATTAGAAGGCATTAGTAAAGTAGAAAGATTGTTCAACATTTGGCATGCAGCGCAAACATTCTACGTCCTTTCCACTTGGGGACTTGCTTTATTCGG GTTGTACAAGAGCCGATCTGTTGTGACTCTTGCTGCTAAAGGCGTTCACAAGACGGGCAAAATGGTTCTAAAGGCTCTTTGA
- the LOC107851632 gene encoding uncharacterized protein LOC107851632 isoform X3 yields MLLLFKSFHKINQKIDMKGHHAIEVAKTVMEVADVAWSAVEHCHHHSNSHTETTMFDPSKEGEEEELKLLRSENERLRRLLQQNLMLLHNMSQSPSSLQDCPPDEVMGSSLGNSLWQKCKLHDRLVAAVESGSFLKQLESLNRNSVDGNDCQFPFKEPTGFDKDTAELLVNMSLEEPSWWVWVTEDMVPGNFEERSGIDNENYVIISEEYVVDAVANFMARCIVSNPKAQKMSPEELQKTLTKALEGISKVERLFNIWHAAQTFYVLSTWGLALFGLYKSRSVVTLAAKGVHKTGKMVLKAL; encoded by the exons ATGTTGTTATTGTTCAAG agtttccacaaaatcaatcaaaagaTAGATATGAAGGGGCACCATGCAATTGAGGTTGCAAAGACAGTGATGGAGGTAGCCGATGTGGCATGGTCAGCGGTGGAACACTGTCATCACCATAGCAACAGTCATACTGAAACGACGATGTTTGATCCTTCTAAAGAAggggaagaagaagaattgaaattGCTGAGGTCTGAAAACGAGCGGCTCAGACGGTTACTTCAACAAAATCTTATGCTTCTTCACAACATGTCACAATCTCCTTCTTCACTTCAAGATTGTCCCCCTGAT gaggtcatgggttcaagccttggaaacagcctctggcagaaatgcaag CTTCATGATCGTCTTGTAGCTGCTGTGGAGTCTGGAAGCTTTTTGAAACAGCTGGAATCGCTCAATCGAAATTCTGTTGATGGCAATGACTGTCAATTTCCTTTCAAGGAGCCAACTG GTTTTGACAAAGATACGGCAGAACTTCTGGTAAACATGAGTCTTGAAGAACCAAGTTGGTGGGTTTGGGTGACGGAGGATATGGTCCCTGGCAATTTCGAAGAAAGAAGTGGAATAGATAACGAAAACTATGTGATTATTAGTGAGGAATATGTTGTAGATGCAGTTGCCAACTTTATGGCGAGATGCATCGTATCCAATCCGAAAGCTCAG AAGATGTCTCCTGAAGAACTTCAAAAGA CCTTGACAAAAGCATTAGAAGGCATTAGTAAAGTAGAAAGATTGTTCAACATTTGGCATGCAGCGCAAACATTCTACGTCCTTTCCACTTGGGGACTTGCTTTATTCGG GTTGTACAAGAGCCGATCTGTTGTGACTCTTGCTGCTAAAGGCGTTCACAAGACGGGCAAAATGGTTCTAAAGGCTCTTTGA
- the LOC107851625 gene encoding serine/threonine-protein kinase MARK2 isoform X2 — MQYRRSALMRKYDRELIDPKYFQWMYGKQYLVTREMCCRLESCWKEDKWLLVEAIRRKKTETLLKYEQRLGEFLLRKLDGVELVNKLLLLPSSILVGSSDYHVKRRLGSWGGHVKEIQWLGENFALRNFFGEVEPLRDEISLVFSLSHPNILQYHCGFYDEERKEGYLVMELMNDTLATYIKDHSGQRKRPPFTTSAAVDVMLQIAKGMEYLHSRKMYHGELNPSHVLLKSRSYSSESYFQMKLKGFGLSSIRSTYKTASQKTADSIIWYAPEVLAEQEKPGSKCAFKYTEKADVYSFGMICFQILTGKVPFHEGHLQGEKVARNIRAGERPLFPYPSPKYLVNLTRRCWHTNPNFRPRFSSICRILRYIKKVLVINPEHGQPETAPPLVDYCDIESGYSKKFVEEERSTSLAPVSQVPFQMFAYRLIEKEKIFGKKWDRGSMQSEYGQLSAMDDLFLAPSDGRSVCSEIIDRKDTRLFDQRSAISEIPHRKLLLFDQMSVGSESPETRFSSVAAAADESFFFADSPDRKAVSTPIVNRSPRVVTLEKKIVSSMSKNQRRRFLDNQENAMSPKADEERPSLNVAASQTLVSAQTSENTKPAEQTLVSPPISEKMKPAEQNLASPRTSEMEKSPGQKVASPPMSEKKISSYDKKLTSPEIQEKKHEPDDRKLINSDAPVKKHSPDDQKLRRSKNPDKAKSLAANDKPLHGDRVQRKSSRTRRLNQKLTKTVEKKVPEAESVNPETSASKPSNQKIAVKKDSSRNKVHDTKTSTVPEKLIDDSPRSPPARVNRIHSSPMFSPTRTPKTHSRSPAIASKGYGYHSPSSSPLNPCSRCARLNRECQPSGMSPHIHRKAHTSHSEIA; from the exons ATGCAGTATAGGAGAAGCGCGTTGATGAGGAAGTACGATAGGGAGTTGATTGATCCGAAGTATTTTCAGTGGATGTATGGGAAGCAGTATTTGGTTACACGCGAAATGTGTTGCCGGTTGGAGAGTTGTTGGAAAGAGGATAAATGGTTGCTCGTCGAGGCGATAAGGagaaagaaaactgaaactttgtTGAAGTATGAACAAAGGCTTGGTGAGTTCTTGTTAAGGAAGTTAGACGGTGTTGAATTGGTGAACAAGTTATTGCTGTTGCCTAGTTCGATCTTAGTTGGATCGAGTGATTATCATGTGAAGAGACGGTTAGGTTCGTGGGGTGGACATGTTAAGGAGATACAATGGCTAGGCGAAAATTTTGCTTTAAGGAACTTTTTCGGAGAGGTTGAGCCATTACGCGATGAGATATCACTGGTGTTTTCGTTATCTCATCCAAACATTCTGCAATATCACTGCGGTTTTTATGACGAAGAGAGGAAAGAAGGGTACCTtgttatggagttgatgaatgaTACTCTTGCGACGTATATAAAAGATCATTCCGGTCAGAGGAAGAGACCGCCTTTTACAACGTCTGCTGCTGTTGATGTCATGCTTCAGATCGCGAAAGGGATGGAGTATCTGCATTCGAGGAAGATGTATCACGGTGAGTTGAATCCGTCTCATGTGCTTCTTAAATCGAGGAGTTACTCATCGGAGAGCTATTTTCAGATGAAACTCAAAGGGTTCGGGTTGAGTTCGATCAGAAGTACTTACAAGACTGCTAGTCAGAAAACAGCTGACTCAATCATCTGGTACGCCCCGGAGGTTCTTGCTGAACAGGAAAAGCCAGGAAGCAAATGTGCCTTCAAGTACACGGAGAAAGCCGATGTGTATAGCTTCGGAATGATCTGTTTCCAGATTCTAACGGGGAAAGTTCCGTTTCATGAAGGACATTTGCAAGGGGAGAAAGTTGCGCGGAACATCAGAGCCGGGGAGAGGCCTCTCTTTCCTTATCCTTCGCCTAAATACCTTGTGAACTTGACAAGAAGATGTTGGCATACCAATCCAAATTTTCGGCCGCGCTTCTCCTCTATTTGCAGGATTTTACGTTACATCAAGAAGGTACTTGTTATAAATCCCGAACATGGTCAGCCTGAAACTGCTCCGCCACTTGTTGACTATTGCGATATTGAGTCTGGTTACTCGAAAAAATTTGTTGAAGAGGAGAGGAGCACGAGTTTAGCCCCGGTATCACAGGTTCCTTTTCAGATGTTTGCTTATCGGCTCATTGAGAAAGAGAAGATTTTCGGAAAGAAATGGGATCGAGGATCAATGCAGAGTGAATACGGTCAATTGTCTGCGATGGATGATCTCTTTCTTGCCCCGAGTGATGGAAGGTCAGTTTGCTCCGAGATAATCGACAGGAAAGATACAAGATTGTTTGATCAACGGTCAGCGATCTCAGAGATACCACATAGAAAGTTATTGTTATTCGATCAAATGTCAGTTGGTTCTGAGAGTCCGGAGACAAGATTCTCGTCTGTTGCAGCAGCAGCAGATGAATCGTTTTTCTTTGCTGATAGTCCGGACAGGAAAGCAGTATCGACACCAATAGTTAATAGGTCACCACGCGTCGTCACACTGGAGAAAAAGATTGTATCTTCGATGAGCAAGAACCAAAGACGTAGATTTTTGGATAACCAGGAAAATGCAATGTCTCCGAAAGCAGATGAAGAAAGACCTTCATTAAACGTAGCTGCTTCGCAAACTTTAGTATCTGCACAGACATCGGAGAACACGAAACCAGCTGAGCAAACTTTAGTATCTCCACCGATTTCAGAGAAGATGAAACCAGCCGAGCAGAATTTAGCATCTCCGCGGACTTCAGAGATGGAGAAATCACCCGGGCAAAAGGTAGCATCTCCTCCGATGTCAGAGAAGAAAATTTCATCTTATGATAAGAAATTGACTAGTCCTGAGATTCAAGAAAAGAAACATGAACCAGATGATCGAAAACTAATCAATTCCGATGCTCCTGTGAAGAAACATTCACCTGATGATCAGAAATTACGACGCTCCAAGAATCCAGATAAGGCGAAGTCATTAGCTGCCAATGACAAACCACTTCATGGCGACCGCGTGCAAAGGAAAAGTTCGAGGACCAGGAGACTAAACCAAAAGTTAACCAAGACTGTTGAGAAGAAGGTTCCTGAAGCTGAATCCGTGAATCCCGAGACATCTGCATCCAAGCCAAGCAATCAAAAGATAGCAGTCAAGAAAGATTCATCGCGCAACAAAGTGCACGACACAAAAACTAGCACCGTACCAG AAAAACTGATTGACGACTCACCAAGATCTCCACCAGCTAGAGTAAACAGAATACATTCATCGCCAATGTTTTCTCCAACGCGAACTCCAAAGACACATTCAAGATCACCCGCAATTGCCTCAAAGGGATACGGATATCATTCCCCAAGTTCATCACCTTTGAATCCATGTTCGCGATGTGCAAGATTAAACCGAGAGTGCCAACCTTCAGGGATGAGCCCACATATACACAGGAAAGCTCATACCTCTCATTCCGAGATAGCTTAG
- the LOC107851625 gene encoding uncharacterized protein LOC107851625 isoform X1 — MDQLRQIGEVVGSLKALMVLKNDIEINQRQCCFLFDMFVQAFDTISEEIKHNLRLNEMNIKWKALELPMKELHRIFKEGELYIKYCLDVKDLWGKAISLHMNKDCVEFHVHNLLCCFPVVIEAIETAAEISGFDEEEMQYRRSALMRKYDRELIDPKYFQWMYGKQYLVTREMCCRLESCWKEDKWLLVEAIRRKKTETLLKYEQRLGEFLLRKLDGVELVNKLLLLPSSILVGSSDYHVKRRLGSWGGHVKEIQWLGENFALRNFFGEVEPLRDEISLVFSLSHPNILQYHCGFYDEERKEGYLVMELMNDTLATYIKDHSGQRKRPPFTTSAAVDVMLQIAKGMEYLHSRKMYHGELNPSHVLLKSRSYSSESYFQMKLKGFGLSSIRSTYKTASQKTADSIIWYAPEVLAEQEKPGSKCAFKYTEKADVYSFGMICFQILTGKVPFHEGHLQGEKVARNIRAGERPLFPYPSPKYLVNLTRRCWHTNPNFRPRFSSICRILRYIKKVLVINPEHGQPETAPPLVDYCDIESGYSKKFVEEERSTSLAPVSQVPFQMFAYRLIEKEKIFGKKWDRGSMQSEYGQLSAMDDLFLAPSDGRSVCSEIIDRKDTRLFDQRSAISEIPHRKLLLFDQMSVGSESPETRFSSVAAAADESFFFADSPDRKAVSTPIVNRSPRVVTLEKKIVSSMSKNQRRRFLDNQENAMSPKADEERPSLNVAASQTLVSAQTSENTKPAEQTLVSPPISEKMKPAEQNLASPRTSEMEKSPGQKVASPPMSEKKISSYDKKLTSPEIQEKKHEPDDRKLINSDAPVKKHSPDDQKLRRSKNPDKAKSLAANDKPLHGDRVQRKSSRTRRLNQKLTKTVEKKVPEAESVNPETSASKPSNQKIAVKKDSSRNKVHDTKTSTVPEKLIDDSPRSPPARVNRIHSSPMFSPTRTPKTHSRSPAIASKGYGYHSPSSSPLNPCSRCARLNRECQPSGMSPHIHRKAHTSHSEIA; from the exons ATGGATCAATTGAGGCAAATTGGTGAAGTAGTTGGGAGTTTAAAGGCTCTAATGGTGTTGAAAAATGATATTGAAATCAATCAAAGGCaatgttgttttctctttgacaTGTTTGTTCAAGCTTTTGATACCATTTCTGAAGAAATCAAACATAACTTAAGGTTAAATGAGATGAATATAAAGTGGAAAGCTCTTGAATTGCCAATGAAAGAGCTTCATAGGATCTTTAAAGAAGGCGAATTGTACATAAAATATTGTCTTGATGTTAAAGATTTGTGGGGGAAAGCTATAAGTCTTCATATGAacaaagattgtgttgagtttcATGTTCATAACTTGCTGTGTTGTTTTCCTGTTGTTATCGAGGCTATTGAGACTGCTGCAGAAATTTCCGGGTTCGATGAGGAGGAAATGCAGTATAGGAGAAGCGCGTTGATGAGGAAGTACGATAGGGAGTTGATTGATCCGAAGTATTTTCAGTGGATGTATGGGAAGCAGTATTTGGTTACACGCGAAATGTGTTGCCGGTTGGAGAGTTGTTGGAAAGAGGATAAATGGTTGCTCGTCGAGGCGATAAGGagaaagaaaactgaaactttgtTGAAGTATGAACAAAGGCTTGGTGAGTTCTTGTTAAGGAAGTTAGACGGTGTTGAATTGGTGAACAAGTTATTGCTGTTGCCTAGTTCGATCTTAGTTGGATCGAGTGATTATCATGTGAAGAGACGGTTAGGTTCGTGGGGTGGACATGTTAAGGAGATACAATGGCTAGGCGAAAATTTTGCTTTAAGGAACTTTTTCGGAGAGGTTGAGCCATTACGCGATGAGATATCACTGGTGTTTTCGTTATCTCATCCAAACATTCTGCAATATCACTGCGGTTTTTATGACGAAGAGAGGAAAGAAGGGTACCTtgttatggagttgatgaatgaTACTCTTGCGACGTATATAAAAGATCATTCCGGTCAGAGGAAGAGACCGCCTTTTACAACGTCTGCTGCTGTTGATGTCATGCTTCAGATCGCGAAAGGGATGGAGTATCTGCATTCGAGGAAGATGTATCACGGTGAGTTGAATCCGTCTCATGTGCTTCTTAAATCGAGGAGTTACTCATCGGAGAGCTATTTTCAGATGAAACTCAAAGGGTTCGGGTTGAGTTCGATCAGAAGTACTTACAAGACTGCTAGTCAGAAAACAGCTGACTCAATCATCTGGTACGCCCCGGAGGTTCTTGCTGAACAGGAAAAGCCAGGAAGCAAATGTGCCTTCAAGTACACGGAGAAAGCCGATGTGTATAGCTTCGGAATGATCTGTTTCCAGATTCTAACGGGGAAAGTTCCGTTTCATGAAGGACATTTGCAAGGGGAGAAAGTTGCGCGGAACATCAGAGCCGGGGAGAGGCCTCTCTTTCCTTATCCTTCGCCTAAATACCTTGTGAACTTGACAAGAAGATGTTGGCATACCAATCCAAATTTTCGGCCGCGCTTCTCCTCTATTTGCAGGATTTTACGTTACATCAAGAAGGTACTTGTTATAAATCCCGAACATGGTCAGCCTGAAACTGCTCCGCCACTTGTTGACTATTGCGATATTGAGTCTGGTTACTCGAAAAAATTTGTTGAAGAGGAGAGGAGCACGAGTTTAGCCCCGGTATCACAGGTTCCTTTTCAGATGTTTGCTTATCGGCTCATTGAGAAAGAGAAGATTTTCGGAAAGAAATGGGATCGAGGATCAATGCAGAGTGAATACGGTCAATTGTCTGCGATGGATGATCTCTTTCTTGCCCCGAGTGATGGAAGGTCAGTTTGCTCCGAGATAATCGACAGGAAAGATACAAGATTGTTTGATCAACGGTCAGCGATCTCAGAGATACCACATAGAAAGTTATTGTTATTCGATCAAATGTCAGTTGGTTCTGAGAGTCCGGAGACAAGATTCTCGTCTGTTGCAGCAGCAGCAGATGAATCGTTTTTCTTTGCTGATAGTCCGGACAGGAAAGCAGTATCGACACCAATAGTTAATAGGTCACCACGCGTCGTCACACTGGAGAAAAAGATTGTATCTTCGATGAGCAAGAACCAAAGACGTAGATTTTTGGATAACCAGGAAAATGCAATGTCTCCGAAAGCAGATGAAGAAAGACCTTCATTAAACGTAGCTGCTTCGCAAACTTTAGTATCTGCACAGACATCGGAGAACACGAAACCAGCTGAGCAAACTTTAGTATCTCCACCGATTTCAGAGAAGATGAAACCAGCCGAGCAGAATTTAGCATCTCCGCGGACTTCAGAGATGGAGAAATCACCCGGGCAAAAGGTAGCATCTCCTCCGATGTCAGAGAAGAAAATTTCATCTTATGATAAGAAATTGACTAGTCCTGAGATTCAAGAAAAGAAACATGAACCAGATGATCGAAAACTAATCAATTCCGATGCTCCTGTGAAGAAACATTCACCTGATGATCAGAAATTACGACGCTCCAAGAATCCAGATAAGGCGAAGTCATTAGCTGCCAATGACAAACCACTTCATGGCGACCGCGTGCAAAGGAAAAGTTCGAGGACCAGGAGACTAAACCAAAAGTTAACCAAGACTGTTGAGAAGAAGGTTCCTGAAGCTGAATCCGTGAATCCCGAGACATCTGCATCCAAGCCAAGCAATCAAAAGATAGCAGTCAAGAAAGATTCATCGCGCAACAAAGTGCACGACACAAAAACTAGCACCGTACCAG AAAAACTGATTGACGACTCACCAAGATCTCCACCAGCTAGAGTAAACAGAATACATTCATCGCCAATGTTTTCTCCAACGCGAACTCCAAAGACACATTCAAGATCACCCGCAATTGCCTCAAAGGGATACGGATATCATTCCCCAAGTTCATCACCTTTGAATCCATGTTCGCGATGTGCAAGATTAAACCGAGAGTGCCAACCTTCAGGGATGAGCCCACATATACACAGGAAAGCTCATACCTCTCATTCCGAGATAGCTTAG
- the LOC107855761 gene encoding ubiquitin-conjugating enzyme E2 10, with protein MASKRILKELKDLQKDPPTSCSAGPVAEDMFHWQATLMGPSDSPYAGGVFLVTIHFPPDYPFKPPKVAFRTKVFHPNINSNGSICLDILKEQWSPALTISKVLLSICSLLTDPNPDDPLVPEIAHMYKTDKSKYEATARSWTQKYAMG; from the exons ATGGCATCCAAGAGGATTCTGAAAGAGCTCAAGGATCTCCAGAAAGATCCTCCTACCTCTTGCAGTGCTG GCCCTGTTGCTGAAGATATGTTTCACTGGCAAGCGACACTTATGGGTCCATCTGACAGTCCTTATGCTGGCGGAGTGTTTCTTGTGACCATTCATTTTCCACCTGATTATCCATTCAAGCCTCCAAAG GTAGCTTTTAGGACCAAGGTATTTCACCCAAATATCAACAGCAACGGTAGCATTTGCCTCGACATTTTGAAGGAACAATGGAGCCCCGCACTTACGATTTCCAAG GTGTTGCTGTCGATCTGCTCTCTGCTAACAGACCCTAATCCTGATGATCCTTTAGTGCCTGAGATAGCTCATATGTACAAGACTGATAAAAGCAAGTACGAAGCAACTGCTAGGAGCTGGACCCAAAAGTATGCGATGGGTTAG